CGGGGGGTTAAAACCAGCCCAGGGACTGTGCCTGCAGTTGGGAAGTGCCCTGTGCCCCCTCGCTTTCAGTGTGTCCTGGCTCTGGGATCAGGTGCTGATCCCTGTCCAGGCTCGCCCGGGTGCGATGGGGGCTCGTGTTGGGCCTGATCCTGTGCCTGGTGCAGGATTAAGCCCGAAGTCACAGCAGTGCAGGGGTCTGCCAGGATGCACAGCAAGAGCTGATCTGTGGAGGTAACAAGGGCAGCAAATATTGCTGGgcttcagcctttcctccctGGGCATCTCTGGAGCAGGAGGATCCCAGGGATGGCTGGAGGTATTGCCAGAGGGGAGGAAAACATTGAGATTTTGGGGATAAACCACCCTGGGAAATTGCTCTTGTGGTGAGCCCAGCAGCTCACCAATTTAAGCAGGCATATTTTGACCCTCATCCCAAATTCCgtttgtttctttatgtttaACACGATTAATGAGCAaatatctgtttttattttctgtttcaacatTCAGGCTTTACATAATGTTAGGAAGTGCGGCcgcttttcttttattttggaggGAGTCCCTTTTTTGCAGAAGGTGGACGGACACGCTCCGGGGAGGCAGCTGCCGGGTGAGTCATCTCCGTGCAGAAATAGCTCCACTGGGAGCAGCGACACGGTCCTGCAGGGATTTCACTTCTCCCTACCCCGGATGGGGCTGCTGCTCCATCCCACGCTCCTAGCAGTGTGCCCACGGGTGCTGCCGGCTCCTGGCTGGATTTAGCGGGATAATTGAGGGCTGGGAggtttgctaaatatttttttctcatctctgctcccctcctgcaCAGGGCAGAGTCAGGGCTGCTGCCAGACCCCACAGCTCAACCTGCTTGTCTTTAGAGGATGAGCACTGGTTTACTGGCTCACTCCTAACGCCAGTATCTGCCTTTTCTGTGTCATAAGGGGAAAACAACACATGCAGGAAGGATGCAGTTTGTCCGACAGCCCCCAGAAGCCATGAGATTCCCATCCTGAACCTTTACTGGCTAAATAACACTGGCTTAGATTTTAATTCCTCCTTTGCATAAAGCAGTGCACATTTTGATACTATTAAGAGCTGCATTGGGGATGGTTGAGAGCAGAAAGCGGCTCTTGCAGAAGCATGACAGGGATGCTCCGATCTCCCACCGGTAGATGGGGGCAGCAATTGTCCAAGCTGACTTCACAGATTATAGTTTTCCATAGAAATCCCATAGAAAGGGCCCAGTGGCCTCTGTCCTCCCCCAAGACCCACGAAGGGGCAGCTGCATCGGGGGGAGCCTCTGTGCAACAGCGGTGGCAGTGCCGGTGACACTGGGACAAGGAGCTTGGTAGAGcaactgatttttgttttccagctcttgGATTTAtccctgctggggctgtcagTGCCCACAAACAGCAAAGTGATGCCAGGGAGATGGGGAGAGGAGGCaagagctgcagggagctctGCCGAGGATAAATTAGCATGAGGTTGAGGTGAACGATGCTGCTTCTGACTTCATGCTGGTCAGCTCTTGGAGGAGAGCTGGAGTTAAGCCAAAAGAGACCAGACTGGCTCTCCCCCAGCTCGTAGGTCAGGGTTTTATGTACATAACAAAATGTTAATTCAGATGGTGGCTACATGGAAGGTGGTCAGCTGAAAAGTGCTGAAGGGACTAGAGACTGTATGAGGTAGCTGTTAGGTCTGTGCCTGACCTCATCTGCCCAGATTCCGAGATGTCTGCTGTTAGCCTTTCCTGGTTTGCAACATGCAAAACCCTTGGGCCCAGAAGAGGGTTTTTTGGAGCAAGTTAGCTCCCCTCTCCACATTGTCCCTTAAGCTGCCCATAACAGTATCCACAGCATTAACCAGACAGTCCAGGGCTCTTGCCCTGTGCCACCGCATTGGTACCACAAAGTCTCCATAAGGCTTAGacccaaattattttctcactgCTGGCAGCTGAATATCATGagaaaaattacaattattCGTTCTTtagtttaatcttttttttctgtttctctgggtTTGGACCTGAAAATCATGGTGGCTAATCCCACTGCCAGGCTGGCTGTAGCATCATTTGGCTTCAAATGATGTCTCTCAATAAACTTCAGCTTTTAATGGGTGCTTCTGCAAAGAAATAACTAGTATTTGGTTGAAAGGTTTCACAAAAAGTCGCTTTTACAAGATTTCAACCCAGGGTTTAATTTTGAGTGCTCACTTCTTTTTGCAGTGTGCCACCTCTGAGGTGCAGTTGTGGTTTATTATTTTAGCAGAGTCATGAATCGCATTTGTGCTCAAAATAGTTCGATGCTGGGCTTCAATCCAGGCAAATCCCCCACAAATCACCTTCAGCTGAAAAACTCTTCCTGTAGCCATgctgatgacaaaaaaaaaaaaaaaaatcatttaaaatctCCTGACCCCAGCTAAGCTAAGCTACTGGTGACCAGTTAAAATTTCCCGTGTCCCAGTGTGTTATTCCTCCGGCTAACCGTCTGCCTGAGTTTCCAGCTGGGTTTGGCCACGAGGCTGTTTTTTGGAGGTTGCCCATCGCTCTGTTCTGTCGCCATGGACCACAAGAGGTCGGCAAAATTCGGGAGACGTATCCTGGGCTCTGCCTTCGCTGcggggcagcagcctggcacatCCTCGCCAGAGCTGCCTGGGCACCCGGTTTCATGCCAGGATAATTACTCCATTAGAATAAACACCCCAAACTAATTATACTGGAAGAAAATCAGGGCAATTTTGGAACAGGGCATGTGTTGCTGGGGTTTATTGCCGAGCCGTTCTGCTGGCTGCTTTCACATACGGCAAAGCCCAAGCGCTTGGGAGAATTAGGAGGGATCAGAAGCATTAAACGGGCTCTGCCCGCTCACCCCCGCTCTCCGGGGACTCCTTTAATTCCTCCATTCCTGGTACAAAAGGTCCTGAGCTTGGGAGTTGGCTGAAGGACATAGAGCCGTCCGTGCTGTGCTGGTTGGTGCCGTGCCCGAAGGTGGCAGGGGGGAAAAGCCAAGGCATTAACCAAACCCCCCCTTCTCTGTGGTTTGCAGGCAGGAGAGCCGCCCAGCGAGCCCTGAGCCCTGCGCCCTGAGCCCTGCCTTCAGCAACACGCTGCCCGCAGAGTGATggtcttaaaatgaaaaggtgcTGTGAGGGCGTTGGGCTGCCATGCCTGTTTAAGGTCAGTGCCATTCTCACCCCTCTTGTCCTCTGTGAGCGGGGTTGTCCCCCCTCTTcccaggggctgggagcaggactCGGGTCCCCATCCTGCGGAGCCCTGGCCGCGGGCAGCacggcagcagccaggaggtgagcgggtgctgctggggctgcggTGGCTGTAGCTgagggaggctgggctggggcctgcggctcagcaccctgctggCACAgtgggtttgctttggttttagagcagagcaggaggcagctctgagctgtcctgggcttccccagAGCCTGCAGAGCCTGACCAGGGGGAAACTGCGTCTGAATGACAGAGCAAAAATCAACCTACaaaatcttttcctctgtcagGCAAAGCCAGACTTGTCCCAGCAGCAAGAGGGGTCTTCAGGGGCACAAACCCCTTTTCAGGGGTGGGACGGGAGCAGAGTAAACCCCCACCAGGGACCCTCCCTGCACAAAACACCCCAAGGCACGTACTGTCTCCATGTCCCTTGGGAGGACGTGTGGCGGTCGCTCGGCCCAGTGACCGCCTTGACTGCAGGAACAGGATTAGTGGTGACAAAATGATCTCTTTATAGGCAGGATAAATGCCTTAGGGCCGGGGCAAGGTATGGCAGCAGGGGATtagcccccctcccccgccaaGCCCTGCTAGGCTAATAATCTGCCTGGGGGTCAGGTAGCCTCTTGCTGCTGTGGGTGCCACCATCACTGTGCCCAAGGCCAAAGCAAAGTGCCTCGAACTAACGGCTGGGTGTGATCCTTCCACCTCGCAGGGTGTTGGTATGGCCAGCCCCCGGCCTCCTAAATACCTCCTCGTCTTTGATTTTGATGAGACCATCATCAATGAGAACAGCGATGACTCCATCGTCCGGGCGGCACCAGGGCAGGCGCTTCCAGAGCACATCCGACAGACCTTCCGCGAGGGCTTCTACAACGAGTACATGCAGCGCGTCCTGGCATACATGGGGGACCAGGGGGTCAAGATGGGGGACTTCAAGACTGTCTATGAGAACATCCCCCTGTCCCCCGGCATGCCGGACCTCTTCCAGTTCCTCTCCAAGAACCACGAGCTCTTTGAAATCATCCTCATCTCTGATGCCAACATGTTTGGCATCGAATGCAATCTGAGGGCAGCCGGTTTCTACTCCCTCTTCCGCAAGATCTTCAGCAATCCATCCAGCTTTGACAAGAGGGGATACCTCACCTTGGGGCCCCTACCACAGCCACAAGTGCCTTGACTGCCCGGCCAACATGTGCAAACGCAAAATCCTGACAGAGTACCTGGCAGAGAGAGCCCAGGAGGAGGTGGAGTTCGAGAGGGTCTTGTACGTGGGGGATGGTGCCAATGACTTCTGCCCTTCCGTGACTCTGACTTCAGCTGATGTGGCTTTCCCGCGCAAGGGCTACCCCATGCACCGGATGACCCAGGAGATGGAGAAGAAGCAGCCTGGAGCCTTCCAGGCCACTGTCATCCCCTGGGAGTCAGCTGCAGAGGTCACCCGCTATCTCCAGGAGGTTCTCAAGAAGAAGTGTTGAGGATGGCTCAGAAGAGACTTGCATACTATAAGCAGTGGGGAAAGGAGAAGCCGGGGGGTACCCCACACTCATCAGTACTACTCGCTTAGCCCCCGCTCCTGGGCTGCTttcctgcctctcctctccACGCTCCTTTCTCCCCGGTGATTAAAGCACTTTGTCTCtgtccccctcctcctgcccctgccatgGTGAGATGAAGCCTTTCTCTATGCAGCTTGGACATCGACTCCAGTGCGGGTGTTTGCCAACACTAATGgtgactttttgtttgtttttcccttttgacTTGACAAGAGCAATTCCTGAAAGAGCAGAAGCCGGCTCCCTGCGGGCCggccctgccttcctcctgccttcATCCTCCTCGACTGCCCGACCACTGCCGGCCATGCCGGGGGATGTGTGCTGTTGCCTTGAACCTGATGCTCAAAGCGCTCCTTGCCTCTTCGTGAGGTCGCTGGAGGTTTAACCCAGGATATTTGTGCTGCCTGGGCTTCCTGGCTCGCCCTCTGCATCCCAccggggcagggcagctcccagcccagtTGCTGAGCCCTGTGATAAGAGTTAATTGTCCCTTGAGACTTTATTCTCTGAAAAAACACGACATGAGGAATAGTAAACCTTTTGGAAAGGGGTACATTGGGAAAAAACCTCCTCTGTCCCATCCCCACCTACTTGCCCAGGGCACAGGCACACTGACTGCATCCTTCGTGGGGAGGACGAGCTGCCCTTGCCTTCCATCCTCTGCATCTGCTTCCAGGGTAGAAcatccccatgtccccagggcAGACAGGTTCCTCCTCACCCTGAGCTAGTACCGCTCTCATCTGCTTGTCTTTGCTGGATTGTATGGGCTCCTCTCTTaccccggggcgggggggggcatTTTCCCTCCTGACCTGGTCTAGAGGTGCTGAACCTCCCCCCGGGAGGTGTGGTGCTGCAGCCCTTCTCCTGGCATCAGGTCCCCAGTGGACAAACTCCCCcgtgtccccctgccccactgcagtATTAATTGCCCCTTCTAATTGCACTCTGCAGGGGGGACCTACAGTATTCGCTGCTCTCTGGTGTTGGCTTCCCCTGGATTTATCCACAGCCTTACCAGCTCCCGAGGGTGGCTTGTAACTCCTCCAAAGCATAGAAACCCTGACAGCAAACCTGAGCAGTAAGGAAATAACCAAAGCAGCCCTGAGGTGTTCCTCCTCTATTTCATTTCCCGTCGCTTTGTTCTTCCTCCTTCGGACCCTGTTCAACTGTGTGGAACTTAAAGCCatggaattaaaaatatacatatatatatatagatatatatatatattgcagaTACACAAGATGTATCCAGGACATAAACCTGGACATGAAACAGCTCTCCGAGTTGCACATACatgttgtttctcttccttggGCTGGTGAAGGTGGTGGGATTGCGTTGGAGTGGGGGCAGCGGAGTGGGGCTGGGCTACAAGCGATGCTCTGCAGGGGCCCCCGTGGGGACCCCTTTGCTGGAGAATCGGGCCCTGGCTCATCCCCATCTGTGTCTCAAGCTGGTGGGGACAGCATGCAGCTTCCCTGGGTccacagctgggtgctgctctcCTCTGCGTCCCTGTGGGCATTTGGCCCTGTCCcccatttctctgctttggTCCTGTGGGGCCAGGAGCATCACCAGGATCCATCCACAGGACCAACGTGCCGCCCGCTGCGTTTCCATCAGCTGAGAGCACTGCAGTGCTAAAccatcccagcaccagcaggagccAGTGCTGCTGTCATGAAAAAAGAAGATGGGAGAGGGGCCAGGCAGGAGATGTTCTGGGTGCTGGTAGCTGTCAGggtgcagcagtgccagcagtggCACCCGGTCTGGCTGCCCATGCAAGGGCTGAGCTGTGCAAAGCCAGAATTGATAGGCGAAGCGCAGCCCTGCGAGCAGGAGCAGGATGCAGCCGATccaggaggggggggggggggctgtgcaggggccTGCCTGCCCTTGGTGCTCAGATGGGCTCCACGTAATTGCCGGGGAAGAAACCCACTTCCTCACCCATGACGCCCTCGCACCAGCCATCCGAGTAGCGTCGTGTGACAAAGAGGAGGGCGCCAGGCTGGAAGGAGAGCTCGTTGTCCTTCTGCTGTGCATAGGGGTAGAGGGCCACCACTgcaagaggagggagagggggccATGGAGCCCAGCAAGGCCACCACAAGGGACAGGCCACAGCTGGGAAGTGCAGGAGCAGGGGATGTCAGCAGACCATGGCACTGCTcagcatcccagccccagccGATGCCAGGGCAGAGTTGGGCCCTCAGTGCCATGAGTGTGGGCAGGAGCTCAACCAAAAGCACCATGGCAAAGAGACTGGGGGATCTGGGCATCCACTGTACCTTTCTCCAGGTAGTTCTCCGGAACCCAAGGGGGGTCCTCTGCAGCAAGTGGTGGCAGGGGGGCCAAATCCTCAAAGGCAGGCAAAGCTGGTGGTGGCAGCGTCTCGAGATCATCGGGGGCTGCAAAATCAATGGGGGACAAAGGGCTCCATGGGGGGCAGAGGCAACAAGCAGCCCCCCATATCCCTGCTAACCCCCCAGGATCAGCATCTCTGGACCACCAAGCACTCACCTGGGGGCATGAGGTCTGGTGGGGGCATGTCCATGTCTCCTGGTGGTGGCAGGTCcccagggagaggtgggggcgGCAGGATGGCAGCCGCAGCCGGTGGGGATGGccccagcagggaggggagcggTGGTGGGACAGGGATGCCTTCACAGGGGGCTGCCGGGGCTCCGCTcgagctgggggtgggggagcagcAGTGTCAGAGTGGGGGGACCAGCCTGGGGGGCTGGCCTTGCCCCCTACTCTTTGAATACAGACATGTGCCCCATGCCAGGAGGGAGTGGCACTCGCTGTGGTCATCATGTgggcaggagatgctggcaTCTGTGTGCCAAGCCTGTGCAAACCCCttgcccagcactgagcctcaTTTGCCCCATCAGGGACCCTCCCCATAAGAGGGTATCTTTGCTCTAGAGACAAGCACCGCCCAGGGTGCAGTCCCACTCCCAAAACCcgtatttttaatcaaaatccCTTTGCAGCAGAACGTCCCCTGAGCAGCAGAATGACAGCGGCTGCCCTGGGGTCTCCTGACCCACCAGGCCCGCCCTCACCCCGAGAAGTGCCGGTACCCGACGGTTATCAGCGAGGAAGTggaggaggctgctgagagTTTGCCCTGGGGAACCACGGGTGGCTGGATGGGCTCAGGGACGCGGGTGCTTCTCCTGCAGGAAGAGCAGCCACTgagcccccagcctggcacacGGATGGCACCCTGATGGCAGCAGCATCAGGCGAGCCCACGCCACATGTCACCGCTGGGTGACACGGAAAGGCAAAGCCCCCAACCCTGCACCCATCCCCACCCACAGCCTCACCCCAGGGTGCCCACAGCTTGCGCTGTCGACTTGATCCCCTTCCGAGCCAGGGTGCCCGTGCGGGacagctgggtgctgtggtCCTGTGGGCACAGGGAGACACGGAGATGTGACGGGCgagggcagctgcagctgccccacaAACTCGTTGCACCCCAGATGGCcgtgacacacacacaccccccagggAAGCAGCACCCTGAGGTCTCTGCTGGGCCCCCCCGACGGGAGCAGCCGAGCGGAAGGAGCCGCCGGCGCTGCGGTGTGGAGGCGGCCAAGAGGCGCCCGCCACCGTGGGAACCACAGCCCCAGTGCCACCacttcccctccagccccatgcTGGGAGCTCGCAcctgctgggctgcagaaaCCCCTGCCTGGGCGATTTAGGTGCTGAGTAAGGGACCGTGGGGTGGGAGCGTTGCAGCTCAGCgtcagccccagcagcaccaatGGTCTTTGCTGAGTGTTGTTTACCTTTTCTGCACCAGACCACGTCCCCACTCCCCACGCTGGGACCACCGAGCCCCAGTGGGCTGTGGGGCACAGATAGACCCCGCTTTTCCATCAAGGAGCGGTTTGAGCCCACCTGTACAGCCATCAGTGCAAcactggggacactggggaccAAGATAGCCCATCCAAGCCCCCTCACCCCTGTGGGAcaccctcccagccctgggctgacCTTTATGCCATGGCCAATGTCATCCAGGATGCTGAAGTTGAGGGGTTTCCTGTAGTAGGGCTccaggcagggtgggctgggggggggcatAATCTTCTGGTAGGACGGGAACCTCCTGCTGACAGTTAACGAGCCAATCTCCCGGCGAGACACCTTCTCCTTGTGCATGTCAACCCTCTGCGGAGATGACACTGTCCCCACTGTCCCATCCCAGGTTCTCCTCACCTCCTGCTGCCGCCTTCAAGTCCCACCACCCTTCCCAACCCTGTCTCCCTGCCTGTAAGGGAGGGGTTGCAGGGAAGCATGGGGACTGAGCCTGAACCCTCTGGTCCAGCCAAAGCCACCGGGGCAGatcctgctctgctccatcACAGCAGGGCGAGTGGTGCCCTTCATGCCACCACAGAGGACCTGGGCCTTCCTAAAGCAggggacagggggacagggcagtgGCAGGGGGATGCGTCAGCTTCAGCCACCTTgaagctgttttcctgctgcttccacCATGACCACAGTGTCCCTTCTCCTCCTGTGGCTGGAAAGGCTCCAGGTGGCTTCCAAGTGCCAGGAAGAGGGTGGGTGGCCACACTAGTGTCCCTAAGCTCTGGGAGGACGAGGCCAGGCAAGGGGAAAGTGTGGCAACCAGGCCAACACCCCGAGCCCCAATACTCCATTTTGGCCTCTCTGAGATTTCAGAGGCAGTTCCCAAGGTCCCCCCTCCACTGGGACTTGCAAGTGCCCAGACTGGGAGAACACCCCAGAGACCAGTTTCCCAGCCCCAGATAGAATTGTCTCCCCATGACATGTTGGGtgacccccaccaccacccaaggAGATGGTCTTGCACTTCCACTGCAAGGTGATGCTACAGGGGGCCAACGGGCTCTTGAagctgcaggggaggagggcCTTCAGCCCCTTCGAGCTGCCCAAACCCCCCTTCCCagaacccaaaccccaacacacGCCGGTGCTGGTCAGAGGATGGTCCCACCTGGGCCACGCAGCTGACGTCAGCCTCCACCTTCCGCAGCTCGGCCGCCTGCAGGTCCAGCAACCGCAGGAAGGCGGTGGCCAGGCTGCTGACCTGGTAGGTCACACTGGCCAGGGACTGCGTGCTCAGCGCCATCGTCTCCTCCAGCGCCTTCCGCTTGTCACTCGCCTGGAGGGGGAAACCCAGCCGTGGGACCCCATGCGGCCACCACTGCCTCCATCCTCACGTTGGAGTCACACAGGAGCAAAGatgcttccttctgctttccaaaTGCATCAAACTTCCTCCAGCTCCACCGGCAGGACACATGGGCAcccggcaggcagcagcattCACCTTTTCCAGCACCAGGGATTCACCGTGATTCCTCCCCAGGACGCTGCCGTTTTGGCAGGTGCTGGAGCTGAGCCTGCCACCCCAGGGGACAGCTGGCCATgccaccagctgtgctggggatggtGTCTCAGTTCTCTGAATAACTCAGCGTGTTTCCCCTTCAGCTCCGCTCCGGTGGATGCAACCCCCTGGGCACAGCCTCGGGGTCTGGCTTGAGCCAGCAAGGCCACTGACACATGCCCTGCCGAGCTCACAGGGACCCCTCCCCAGAAAACTGGGCCAGAACAAGCCTTTTCCCTCCTATTTCATCCCAAAAGCTCCTGCCCCACCGCTTCCCTCAGTGGGGGCcaggcaggaaggaggaggagggacatTGGTGACAGCAGAGTTTCACGCTTGTTCTGCATGTGCAGGCACCTGGCTCACCTCTGCCAGGCCAGGATGTACCTCCGAAAccctggggacagcctgggatagcccagccagggctggtgtCTCTGGTCCCCTCCCAGGGCTTCTCCAGAGGCACCAAACTCCTGGAGGACTCTCATTCATCCCCACTCTGAGAGCtgagcagaaaagctgctgtagagcaagaagggaaactgaggcccaagggaaaaaaaacaaaccaacagcaGCAGCGTTCAGTGCTGGGTAGGAGGCTAACAGGGATGCTcaggctcccagctcccagggcaCAGCCTTCGCCTTCACCCACCAGCCACCCCTCTGGGACCACCACCtcaccagggctcccagcatCACACCCAGCCCCAAGGCTGCAGCTCACCCCGCAAtgtccccagctgtccccatccccctcACCTGCAAGTAGTTGCTTTCGCAGTAGTCGGCGACCCTGTGGAGGTTGCAGTGGTGGTCGCGCAGGACCTGCCGGCCTGCTGGGATGTCacgctgctgcagctgctccagctctgacATGGTGCTGGGCTCAGCTCCCACTTCCTCCCCAGCCGCCTCGGCGCTGGGTTTTGAAGCTCGTGGCGGTGCTGACGCAGGGACTGTGGGCGCCGCAGTGTCCCCGATCCCCCAAGGGACACCCCGTAGCTGTGGGGCCCGCCCCGGCCACCTTCACATCACTGACCTCCGGAGAGCTGGGTGCAGCCAGGAAAAAtgggggggcagcggggaggcaGCCAGTGTAGCCCCAGCCCCACGAGGGTTGTGTTGGGGGGCaaccccagctgcagctggtggccaCCCCACCAGGCAGGGGGTGAGAGCGGCTGTGGCAGTGAAGGATGTGAGTCATGGAGgagccagcagtgcaggggagggggggcaagcaagcagaaaagatCCTGACCCCCATCTCTGCCATCGGTGGCCGTCCTCCATGAGCTGCCGTCACCATCCCGGTGCGTGAGGGGCTGAGCCGGGCTTGGGCACACCCAGGGAGGGCgattcccttcccttcccctttatCAGCCATCAGGAAGGGATGCAGCCAAGGGCAGACTGCCAGGCCCTCCTCCCTGGAAAAGCCCCACGCACCCCACATCCCCCACGCAGCATCACCCCAGTCACCCAGACCTCGTGCAGCTCTGGGTACAGAGGGGTGGGACAAGTGACCCCCCGTCCTTCCCTCACCCAGGACAGCACGTTCCCCTCCATGCTTCGCTAAAACAACCTCTCACGTCCCCACGCGTGAGGCTGAGGTTGTGCGGAGGGCAGGAAATTTTCACTTGGAAATCCCCCTCCaccctcttctcctcctcccacagGTTCTTCCCTGGGGCCTCCCAGGCTCTGTCCTCAGCCCCAGTGACTGCAC
This DNA window, taken from Falco peregrinus isolate bFalPer1 chromosome 18, bFalPer1.pri, whole genome shotgun sequence, encodes the following:
- the PHOSPHO1 gene encoding LOW QUALITY PROTEIN: phosphoethanolamine/phosphocholine phosphatase (The sequence of the model RefSeq protein was modified relative to this genomic sequence to represent the inferred CDS: deleted 1 base in 1 codon), which gives rise to MKRCCEGVGLPCLFKGVGMASPRPPKYLLVFDFDETIINENSDDSIVRAAPGQALPEHIRQTFREGFYNEYMQRVLAYMGDQGVKMGDFKTVYENIPLSPGMPDLFQFLSKNHELFEIILISDANMFGIECNLRAAGFYSLFRKIFSNPSSFDKRGYLTLGPYHSHKCLDCPANMCKRKILTEYLAERAQEEVEFERVLYVGDGANDFCPSVTLTSADVAFPRKGYPMHRMTQEMEKKQPGAFQATVIPWESAAEVTRYLQEVLKKKC
- the ABI3 gene encoding ABI gene family member 3 — encoded protein: MSELEQLQQRDIPAGRQVLRDHHCNLHRVADYCESNYLQASDKRKALEETMALSTQSLASVTYQVSSLATAFLRLLDLQAAELRKVEADVSCVAQRVDMHKEKVSRREIGSLTVSRRFPSYQKIMPPPSPPCLEPYYRKPLNFSILDDIGHGIKDHSTQLSRTGTLARKGIKSTAQAVGTLGRSTRVPEPIQPPVVPQGKLSAASSTSSLITVGSSGAPAAPCEGIPVPPPLPSLLGPSPPAAAAILPPPPLPGDLPPPGDMDMPPPDLMPPAPDDLETLPPPALPAFEDLAPLPPLAAEDPPWVPENYLEKVVALYPYAQQKDNELSFQPGALLFVTRRYSDGWCEGVMGEEVGFFPGNYVEPI